GCCACGCTCTTCATCGTGCGCCTGCCTTTTTGGCGAATTGCCAGGCCGTTGCGGCGAGCGGGCGGATCATATCCGCCTTGCCAGGTGCATGGTCGCTGGTTGCAGTACCGTCGCGGACGCGGCCGATGATGCCCTGCAGGATCGCAGCGATACGGAAGAAATTATAGGCGAGATAGGCGGGCAAATGCGGGCGTGGATCGAACCCGGTGCGCGAGACATAGAGATCGACGTATTCGGCAAGCGAGGGCAGGCCGAGCGCTGCAAGATCGCGGCCAACGAGAGAACCGGTTCCGGCCCGGCTCTCCGAGTGCGGCATATGCCATTGCATCAGGTGATAACTAAAATCGGCGAGCGGATCGCCGAGGGTCGACAATTCCCAGTCCAGCACGGCGATGATGTCCGGCATGCCGTGAGAGATGATCGTGTTGTCGAGCCGGTAGTCGCCATGGACCACGCGCACCGCCTGTTGCGGCGGCACGTTGCGCGGCAGCCATTCGATCAACGCATCCATATCGTCGATCGGTTCCGTTTCGGAGGCGCGATATTGTTTTGACCAGCGTTCGACCTGGCGGGCGACGT
The genomic region above belongs to Pseudorhodoplanes sinuspersici and contains:
- a CDS encoding phosphotransferase family protein; this encodes MTNIDRQAAFSGTKEVAPSLSIDANRLSDYLRTHIPDFSGPLSIRQFRGGQSNPTYLLETTQRRYVLRRKPPGKLLLSAHAVDREFRVISALHRQGFPVPTPFLYCDDDGIAGTAFYVMSFADGRVFWEPDMPSSNPGERAAIYDSMNATLARLHSFDPAAIGLSDFGRGENYVARQVERWSKQYRASETEPIDDMDALIEWLPRNVPPQQAVRVVHGDYRLDNTIISHGMPDIIAVLDWELSTLGDPLADFSYHLMQWHMPHSESRAGTGSLVGRDLAALGLPSLAEYVDLYVSRTGFDPRPHLPAYLAYNFFRIAAILQGIIGRVRDGTATSDHAPGKADMIRPLAATAWQFAKKAGAR